The Ignicoccus islandicus DSM 13165 sequence GGACGCTGGTTGCACAACGTTAACTAAGGATTGCATTGAGAACATCATCGAACTCGTAAAGGAAGGTAAGTATCCTAAACTAGACGAGGACGAGCTCAAGGCACTTGATGAGAGCCTGTCTAGGCTCATATTAAGGGGTGCTATAAGAGATCCCAAGCTCTCCGAAGAAGCTAGCGCCCTCGGACTTCAGAAGACGGCTGAGGCGTTAGCGGGCGAGTATACAGAGAAAGAAGAAGCACCTAAGGCCCAACCCCCTATGCCTTCGGTAAACAAGCAACCTACTAGACCGGTTCAGCAACCTATGCGAGTTCAAGAAGCGCCTCCTCAACCACCCGCTCCCCAAACTATAATTAGGGTCAAGACCAGTAAAGTTCCAGCGCTCTTGTCCTTAATTTCTCTAATAGTAAGTTTGGGACTGGCCTCACTTATCTTGGGCCTAATCACCTTACCCGAATTGCAGATACCGTCCACCTACACTATGCAACAATACGAACTCCAACTAAAGCAACTCGAGTCTAAATTAATGGAATTCCAAAAGAGTGTTGATTCAAAACTATCGAGCTTAGAGAATAAATTATCGAAACTGGAAGAGAAATCTAATATAATATCTTCTAAACTTTACAATTCTACCACTACGTTAACCAGAGAAATATCCAAGTTAAAGAACGATGTGAAAGACTTGGAGAAGAGAACTGACGTAATTGAAACAGCTATAGAGAACATACAGTTCCGAGTGAAGTATCTGAACGAAAGCTTCTCCTCTGAGTTAAACGCTATTAATGAGAAGATAATCCAGCTGAATTCAAGTTACACTGCCCTTAAGGGTATGGTATTAAATATTAAGAAGCACGTGGAAGAAATGAGGACGCAATTAAACGTTCTTAACGAGAAGATAGTTGAATTAAAGGCGAACTTAACCAACTACGCCAGCAAGAGCGACCTCGTTATCCTATTCAATAAGTTGAACAATACTGAAGAAGAAATCACTGAATTGAGGAACACTCTCAAGTACCTTTCAACCAACCTCGCTCGCAATTCAACGAGAATAGAATTAATAGAAAAGGAAGTAAACAGACTTTCTAAGAATGTAGATACATTAGAGAGAACGCTAGAGACCCTAAGCAACGTAACCTCGAAGATAACTGCAATTGAAAGCAAGTTACGGAACCTCAGGATGGAGATTCAAAGCCTTAATAGTAGTTTAGTTACCATAGAGAAAGATCTAGTTGAAAAGTTTAATGCAGTGAACGTAACCTACTCGAAGTACGTGAAGAAACTAGAAAACGAGATAACTGAATTACAGCGCGAGCTAGAGGCAGTGAAGAACGATTTGAAGGAAACTAAGGAAAGCATTAAGGAAATGTTATTAAAAGCATTGAATGATAAAGAAGTTATGGATAGGCTCGCTAAGAACTTGATAGATAAATCTCATCTAGATAAAAGGATAGCAGAAATCTTGTTACAACAAGGAAGCGCGTTCTATACGATGGTCCAGAGAATAGCCCTAGAGGTATACTATCAGATCTATCAAAACGCGAGCTTTCCCCAAACGCTAGTACCTGTAGGGTGAGAGGCTCAGCGACCGTGGGAGAGCTCATCGCATCGCTGCCCTATCGGGTCATCATTGCCATGAGAATCCTCACGCTTTCATTATAAACCTCACGTAACACTGAACCCTTTTTAGGCTCGCTCAATGAGGGTTATCTGGAGTGAGCTCGTTGAGTGAGAAGACTACTATTAGCGTTATTAAAGCGGATATAGGTTCTCTTGCTGGTCACCATACCGTTCACCCAGATTGTATGGCGGCCGCCTCGCGAGTATTGGCCGAAGGTAAGAGGGAAGGCGTAATAGAGGACTTCTACGTAACTCACGTCGGTGACGACCTAGTCCTCATCATGACTCATAGGAAAGGTAAGGACAATAAGGACGTTCACACCCTAGCGTGGAACGCTTTCAAGGAAGCCACGAAGGTATCTAAGGAACTGGGCCTATACGCAGCCGGTCAAGACTTGCTAAGCGACGCCTTCTCCGGTAACGTTAGAGGCTTGGGTCCAGCGGCGGCTGAAATGGAGATAGTAGAGAGACCCAGCGAACCTATCGTAATATTCGCTGCTGACAAGACAGAGCCTGGCGCGTTCAACCTACCTTTATTCAGGATATTTGCGGATCCCTTCAACACTGCTGGTCTAGTAATAGACCCCAGGTTACACATAGGCTTCACCTTCGAAGTGGTTGACGTATTCGAAGACAAAGGAGTACACATGAACAGCCCCGAAGAAATGTACGATATCCTCGCGCTCATCGGAACTCCCTCTAGGTACGTAATTAGAAGAGTTTTCCGTAAGGACGATGGTAGAATAGCTGCTGTAGTGGCCGTTGAAAGGCTCAACCTCATCGCAGGAAAGTACGTAGGAAAGGATGACCCCGTCATGATAGTAAGAGCGCAGAGCGGATTCCCCGCCGTGGGCGAAATCCTAGAGCCCTTCGCCTTCCCCCACATGGTGGCTGGATGGATGAGGGGATCCCACTTCGGTCCTCTAATGCCCGTTCCAGTAAGGGACGCTAGGCCCACGAGGTTCGATGGACCGCCAAGGGTAATAGCCCTCGGATTCCAAGTTAAGGACGCTAAGCTAATCGGTCCAAGCGACTTATTCGATGACCCAGCCTTCGATAAGGCTAGGCAAGTGGCCAACGAAGTTACCGATTACATAAGGAGGCACGGCCCCTTCATGCCTCACCGTCTAGATCCCAGTGAAATGGAGTACACTACCTTACCTCAGGTACTAGAGAAGCTTAAGGACAGGTTTAAGCCAGTAAAGGACCTACCCGAGCCCAAGATTAAACACAGCGAGATGCTAAGCGGGACCGAAGAAGCCCACGACTAAATTTTTTATTTCTGTTTGATCCAGACCCCTCTAGGTTTCGAAATGCTCAGGGGAGATTACAAGGAGATTGCTCTTAGAACGATTCTGGTAACCCCCAGCGGAGCCTTCAGTCCGGGTCTCCTTAGCGCGGCAGCAGTAGCCGTTGGAACTTCGCTAGGGCCCGTAGGGGGACTTATAGTCAGTACTGGTCACGTCGCCTTCGAGCTGCCTTACGTTTTCGTTTTAAGTAAGCTAATGGGGAAACTCAAACCGGTAATAAGACGACTAGAGAAGCCGCTTTCGTTAATTGTACTAGCTTTCTCGTTGTTCTTCGCGTGGGGATTGATTCAAGGAGGTTCGGCTCAAAGCAACGTAAGCGTAAGCGACGCTTTCCTTGCAGGATTCGTGTTCACCGCGTCCAACGTATACTTCCTATTGTGGTGGGCAACGATAGGCCTGCCTCTCGTAGAACTAACTGAAGGAAGGATAGATAAATTCCTAGTTATGTACAGTTCGCACGCTTGGCTTGACTACCTATGGTTGGGATTGCTAGCTGGGATAGGGAACGTGTCCAACTTATTGGGACCCTATCAAATAGCGTTTAACGCGACTCTAGCTGCATTGCTAGTGATCTTTGCCCTAGATATAACCCTACGAAGCTTCTTTGGGAAATCGTTACTTCCTTAAAACTTCGTCTATTACGACGTTCATTAACCTATTCAACAACCTTAGGCTTCTGACCTTGGAAGGGTCTCTCGAAACGGCCGCGGAACTCACTAATCCCTTCGTGCTCTGATCGTACAGGGCTGCATCGAAAGGCAATATTGCAACGACCTTAGCTCCTAGGCTGTTCTGAAGTTTCTTAGCTTCGAGCAATATTTTCTTGCTTTCTTGCGGGTTAGCGAGCATCGCTGGCGGAACCTTGTTTACCACTAAGGCTAGTATTTTCCCAGGGAACAACGTTTTCGCTAAATACTCAGTTTGCTGGAAGCTTTGCGGTAAGTGATCGACCACTACTATGAGCCACTTGGAGGTTACGTCAACTATTTCCTTGAACGCGTTTAAGCCCATCCACGAGGGCACTTGGAAGTCGTT is a genomic window containing:
- the fbp gene encoding fructose-1,6-bisphosphate aldolase/phosphatase, with product MSEKTTISVIKADIGSLAGHHTVHPDCMAAASRVLAEGKREGVIEDFYVTHVGDDLVLIMTHRKGKDNKDVHTLAWNAFKEATKVSKELGLYAAGQDLLSDAFSGNVRGLGPAAAEMEIVERPSEPIVIFAADKTEPGAFNLPLFRIFADPFNTAGLVIDPRLHIGFTFEVVDVFEDKGVHMNSPEEMYDILALIGTPSRYVIRRVFRKDDGRIAAVVAVERLNLIAGKYVGKDDPVMIVRAQSGFPAVGEILEPFAFPHMVAGWMRGSHFGPLMPVPVRDARPTRFDGPPRVIALGFQVKDAKLIGPSDLFDDPAFDKARQVANEVTDYIRRHGPFMPHRLDPSEMEYTTLPQVLEKLKDRFKPVKDLPEPKIKHSEMLSGTEEAHD
- a CDS encoding LysE family transporter, with the translated sequence MLRGDYKEIALRTILVTPSGAFSPGLLSAAAVAVGTSLGPVGGLIVSTGHVAFELPYVFVLSKLMGKLKPVIRRLEKPLSLIVLAFSLFFAWGLIQGGSAQSNVSVSDAFLAGFVFTASNVYFLLWWATIGLPLVELTEGRIDKFLVMYSSHAWLDYLWLGLLAGIGNVSNLLGPYQIAFNATLAALLVIFALDITLRSFFGKSLLP